The Castor canadensis chromosome 8, mCasCan1.hap1v2, whole genome shotgun sequence genome contains a region encoding:
- the Lrfn2 gene encoding leucine-rich repeat and fibronectin type-III domain-containing protein 2 isoform X1, translating to METLLGGLLAFGMAFAAVDACPKYCVCQNLSESLGTLCPSKGLLFVPPDIDRRTVELRLGGNFIIHIGRQDFANMTGLVDLTLSRNTISHIQPFSFLDLESLRSLHLDSNRLPSLGEDTLRGLVNLQHLIVNNNQLGGIADDAFEDFLLTLEDLDLSYNNLHGLPWDSVRRMVNLHQLSLDHNLLDHIAEGTFADLQKLARLDLTSNRLQKLPPDPIFARSQASALTATPFSPLLSFSFGGNPLHCNCELLWLRRLERDDDLETCGSPGGLKGRYFWHVREEEFVCEPPLITQHTHKLLVLEGQAATLKCKAIGDPSPLIHWVAPDDRLVGNSSRTAVYDNGTLDILITTSQDSGAFTCIAANAAGEATATVEVSIVQLPHLSNSTSRIAPPKSRLSDITGSSKTSRGGGGSGGGEPPKSTPERAVLVSDVTTTSALVKWSVSKSAPRVKMYQLQYNCSDDEVLIYRMIPASNKAFVVNNLVSGTGYDLCVLAMWDDTATTLTATNIVGCAQFFTKADYPQCQSMHSQILGGTMILVIGGIIVATLLVFIVILMVRYKVCNHEVPSKMATAAVSNMYSQTNGAQPPPLSSAPSGQPPPAPPKVVVRNELLDFTASLVRASDSSSSSSLGSGEAAGLGRGPWRLPPPAPHPKPNLDRLMGAFASLDLKSQRKEELLSSRTPAGRGSGTSARGHHSDREPLLGPPAARTRSLLPLPLEGKAKRSHSFDMGDFAAAAAATGGVASGGYSPPRRVSNIWTKRSLSVNGMLLPFEESDLVGARGTFGSSEWVMESTV from the exons ATGGAGACCCTGCTTGGTGGGCTGCTGGCGTTTGGCATGGCGTTTGCCGCAGTTGATGCCTGCCCCAAGTACTGTGTCTGCCAGAACTTGTCTGAGTCACTGGGGACCCTGTGCCCCTCCAAGGGGCTGCTCTTCGTGCCCCCTGACATTGACCGCCGGACGGTGGAATTGCGCCTGGGCGGCAACTTCATTATCCACATTGGCCGCCAGGACTTTGCCAATATGACAGGGCTGGTGGACCTGACCCTCTCCAGGAATACCATCAGCCACATCCAGCCTTTCTCCTTCCTGGACCTAGAGAGCCTCCGCTCCCTGCACCTGGACAGCAACCGACTGCCCAGCCTTGGGGAGGACACACTCCGGGGCCTGGTCAACCTGCAGCACCTCATCGTGAACAACAATCAGCTGGGTGGCATTGCTGATGATGCTTTTGAGGACTTCCTGCTGACGCTGGAGGACCTGGACCTCTCCTATAACAACCTTCACGGCCTGCCTTGGGACTCTGTGCGGCGCATGGTCAACCTTCACCAGCTGAGCCTGGACCACAACCTGCTGGACCACATTGCTGAGGGCACCTTCGCAGACCTGCAAAAACTGGCGCGCCTGGACCTCACCTCCAACAGGCTGCAGAAGCTACCCCCAGACCCCATCTTTGCCCGCTCCCAGGCTTCTGCTCTGACTGCCACACCCTTTTCCCCACTCTTGTCCTTTAGTTTTGGGGGGAACCCACTGCACTGCAATTGTGAGCTCCTCTGGCTGAGGAGGCTTGAGAGGGACGATGACCTGGAGACCTGTGGCTCCCCAGGGGGTCTCAAGGGTCGTTACTTCTGGCACGTGCGTGAGGAGGAGTTTGTGTGTGAGCCACCTCTCAtcacccagcacacacacaagCTGCTGGTTCTGGAGGGCCAGGCAGCCACACTCAAGTGCAAGGCCATCGGGGACCCCAGCCCCCTTATCCACTGGGTAGCCCCTGATGATCGCCTGGTGGGGAACTCCTCAAGGACTGCTGTGTATGACAATGGCACCCTGGACATCCTCATCACCACATCTCAGGACAGCGGTGCCTTCACATGCATTGCAGCCAATGCTGCCGGGGAGGCCACAGCAACAGTGGAGGTCTCCATTGTCCAGCTGCCACACCTCAGCAACAGCACCAGCCGCATTGCGCCCCCCAAGTCCCGCCTATCAGATATCACTGGCTCCAGCAAGACCAGCCGGGGAGGGGGAggtagtgggggtggggagcctcCCAAAAGCACCCCAGAACGGGCTGTACTTGTGTCTGATGTGACCACCACCTCAGCCTTGGTCAAGTGGTCGGTCAGCAAGTCTGCACCCCGGGTGAAGATGTATCAGCTACAGTACAACTGCTCTGACGACGAGGTACTGATTTACAG GATGATCCCAGCCTCCAATAAGGCTTTCGTGGTCAACAACCTTGTATCAGGGACCGGCTATGACTTGTGTGTGCTGGCTATGTGGGACGACACAGCCACAACGCTCACAGCCACCAACATCGTGGGCTGCGCTCAGTTCTTCACCAAGGCTGACTACCCGCAGTGCCAGTCGATGCACAGCCAGATCCTGGGCGGCACCATGATCTTGGTCATCGGGGGCATCATTGTGGCCACGCTGCTGGTCTTCATCGTCATCCTCATGGTACGCTACAAGGTCTGCAACCATGAGGTCCCCAGCAAGATGGCAACGGCTGCTGTCAGCAATATGTACTCACAGACCAATGGGGCCCAGCCTCCACCTCTGAGCAGTGCTCCTAGCGGGCAACCCCCACCAGCACCACCCAAGGTGGTAGTGCGAAATGAGCTCCTGGACTTCACTGCCAGCCTGGTCCGAGCAAGTGACTCTTCTTCCTCCAGCTCGCTGGGCAGTGGGGAGGCTGCAGGGCTGGGACGGGGTCCCTGGAGACTCCCaccccctgcccctcaccccaaGCCCAACCTTGACCGCCTGATGGGAGCCTTTGCTTCCCTGGACCTCAAGAGTCAGAGGAAGGAGGAGCTGCTGAGCAGCAGGACTCCAGCGGGGAGAGGGTCAGGGACTTCAGCCAGGGGCCACCACTCAGACAGAGAGCCACTGCTGGGGCCCCCGGCTGCCCGCACCAGGAGCCTGCTCCCCTTACCCCTGGAGGGCAAGGCCAAACGTAGCCACTCCTTTGACATGGGGGACTTTGCGGCTGCAGCTGCAGCAACTGGTGGGGTTGCCTCTGGGGGCTACAGCCCTCCTCGGAGGGTCTCGAACATCTGGACGAAGCGCAGCCTCTCTGTCAATGGCATGCTCCTGCCCTTTGAGGAGAGTGACCTGGTGGGGGCCCGGGGTACATTTGGCAGCTCTGAGTGGGTGATGGAGAGCACCGTGTAG
- the Lrfn2 gene encoding leucine-rich repeat and fibronectin type-III domain-containing protein 2 isoform X2: METLLGGLLAFGMAFAAVDACPKYCVCQNLSESLGTLCPSKGLLFVPPDIDRRTVELRLGGNFIIHIGRQDFANMTGLVDLTLSRNTISHIQPFSFLDLESLRSLHLDSNRLPSLGEDTLRGLVNLQHLIVNNNQLGGIADDAFEDFLLTLEDLDLSYNNLHGLPWDSVRRMVNLHQLSLDHNLLDHIAEGTFADLQKLARLDLTSNRLQKLPPDPIFARSQASALTATPFSPLLSFSFGGNPLHCNCELLWLRRLERDDDLETCGSPGGLKGRYFWHVREEEFVCEPPLITQHTHKLLVLEGQAATLKCKAIGDPSPLIHWVAPDDRLVGNSSRTAVYDNGTLDILITTSQDSGAFTCIAANAAGEATATVEVSIVQLPHLSNSTSRIAPPKSRLSDITGSSKTSRGGGGSGGGEPPKSTPERAVLVSDVTTTSALVKWSVSKSAPRVKMYQLQYNCSDDEVLIYSEKPPAAVG, encoded by the exons ATGGAGACCCTGCTTGGTGGGCTGCTGGCGTTTGGCATGGCGTTTGCCGCAGTTGATGCCTGCCCCAAGTACTGTGTCTGCCAGAACTTGTCTGAGTCACTGGGGACCCTGTGCCCCTCCAAGGGGCTGCTCTTCGTGCCCCCTGACATTGACCGCCGGACGGTGGAATTGCGCCTGGGCGGCAACTTCATTATCCACATTGGCCGCCAGGACTTTGCCAATATGACAGGGCTGGTGGACCTGACCCTCTCCAGGAATACCATCAGCCACATCCAGCCTTTCTCCTTCCTGGACCTAGAGAGCCTCCGCTCCCTGCACCTGGACAGCAACCGACTGCCCAGCCTTGGGGAGGACACACTCCGGGGCCTGGTCAACCTGCAGCACCTCATCGTGAACAACAATCAGCTGGGTGGCATTGCTGATGATGCTTTTGAGGACTTCCTGCTGACGCTGGAGGACCTGGACCTCTCCTATAACAACCTTCACGGCCTGCCTTGGGACTCTGTGCGGCGCATGGTCAACCTTCACCAGCTGAGCCTGGACCACAACCTGCTGGACCACATTGCTGAGGGCACCTTCGCAGACCTGCAAAAACTGGCGCGCCTGGACCTCACCTCCAACAGGCTGCAGAAGCTACCCCCAGACCCCATCTTTGCCCGCTCCCAGGCTTCTGCTCTGACTGCCACACCCTTTTCCCCACTCTTGTCCTTTAGTTTTGGGGGGAACCCACTGCACTGCAATTGTGAGCTCCTCTGGCTGAGGAGGCTTGAGAGGGACGATGACCTGGAGACCTGTGGCTCCCCAGGGGGTCTCAAGGGTCGTTACTTCTGGCACGTGCGTGAGGAGGAGTTTGTGTGTGAGCCACCTCTCAtcacccagcacacacacaagCTGCTGGTTCTGGAGGGCCAGGCAGCCACACTCAAGTGCAAGGCCATCGGGGACCCCAGCCCCCTTATCCACTGGGTAGCCCCTGATGATCGCCTGGTGGGGAACTCCTCAAGGACTGCTGTGTATGACAATGGCACCCTGGACATCCTCATCACCACATCTCAGGACAGCGGTGCCTTCACATGCATTGCAGCCAATGCTGCCGGGGAGGCCACAGCAACAGTGGAGGTCTCCATTGTCCAGCTGCCACACCTCAGCAACAGCACCAGCCGCATTGCGCCCCCCAAGTCCCGCCTATCAGATATCACTGGCTCCAGCAAGACCAGCCGGGGAGGGGGAggtagtgggggtggggagcctcCCAAAAGCACCCCAGAACGGGCTGTACTTGTGTCTGATGTGACCACCACCTCAGCCTTGGTCAAGTGGTCGGTCAGCAAGTCTGCACCCCGGGTGAAGATGTATCAGCTACAGTACAACTGCTCTGACGACGAGGTACTGATTTACAG TGAAAAGCCACCAGCTGCTGTGGGGTGA